In Vidua chalybeata isolate OUT-0048 chromosome 5, bVidCha1 merged haplotype, whole genome shotgun sequence, one genomic interval encodes:
- the NOL12 gene encoding nucleolar protein 12 isoform X2 has protein sequence MGRKKNKKGPGGREGRLVVTFDEERRREYLTGFHKRKVERRKAALEEIKRKLKEEQRKMKEERHQEYLKMLSEREEALEEADELEHLVTSRTESVNIDHPNHIVTVTTISDLDLSGARQLGLTSPVGKTDGSEEEKGEEVVNKPVRTMPKKSRNPFLSEKISSLTATLHMHSWKKTKGKRSQRGQVPRKKIQKSSTGRTTKTQRRRLTGKMGRDQD, from the exons ATGGGCCGCAAGAAGAATAAGAAGGGTCCGGGGGGACGCGAGGGGCGGCTGGTGGTGACTTTCGACGAGGAGCGGCGAAG GGAGTACCTGACCGGCTTCCATAAGCGGAAGGTAGAGCGGAGGAAGGCGGCGCTGGAGGAGATCAAACGGAAActgaaggaagagcagaggaaaatgaaagaggag CGGCACCAGGAGTACCTGAAGATGCTGAGCGAGAGGGAGGAGGCGCTCG AGGAGGCTGATGAACTGGAGCACTTGGTGACATCGCGGACAGAGTCTGTGAACATCGACCACCCAAACCACATTGTAACAGTGACCACCATCAGCGACCTGGACCTCTCGGGGGCACGCCAGCTGGGACTGACCAGCCCCGTG ggaaaaactGATGGatctgaagaagagaaggggGAAGAGGTGGTGAACAAGCCTGTGAGAACAATGCCCAAGAAGTCCAGAAACCCCTTCCTGTCTGAAAA AATCTCTTCTCTTACTGCCACGCTGCACatgcacagctggaaaaagacaaaaggaaaaagatccCAACGTGGGCAAGTCCCACGTAAGAAAATCCAGAAGTCCAGCACCGGGCGAACCACCAAGACTCAGCGTCGGAGGCTGACTGGCAAAATGGGCCGTGACCAGGATTAA
- the LOC128788534 gene encoding TRIO and F-actin-binding protein-like, translating into MVWHVLGSKCCVPVLPPFLEGVWVLSLPSWTISSSPPKTCFAVDVVASRVARASPSNGLLPVPERRPASQKPEESWPKHRKTDPPWASTLPRAPAGSPPARSDLLSGSGHLSGPRVQDSHRHCVSGGAEARHGLERQEYTVLADLPKPKRLGQRDAADRYGSRTLSPGRVEVERIFGCERR; encoded by the coding sequence ATGGTTTGGCATGTCCTCGGCTCGAAGTGCTGTGTTCCAGTGCTCCCACCCTTCCTCGAGGGAGTCTGGGTTTTATCTCTGCCCTCCTGGACCATTTCTAGCTCTCCTCCGAAGACCTGCTTTGCCGTGGATGTGGTGGCATCCCGCGTCGCTCGCGCCTCCCCCAGTAACGGCCTTCTCCCCGTCCCAGAGCGCCGTCCTGCCAGCCAGAAGCCTGAGGAGAGCTGGCCAAAGCACCGAAAAACTGACCCTCCCTGGGCATCCACCCTGCCGCGCGCCCCAGCTGGCTCCCCGCCGGCCCGCAGCGACCTGCTGAGTGGCAGTGGGCACCTCTCTGGCCCACGGGTCCAGGACTCCCACAGGCACTGTGTCAGTGGGGGTGCAGAGGCACGGCACgggctggagaggcaggagTACACGGTGCTGGCAGACCTGCCCAAGCCCAAGCGCCTCGGCCAGCGGGATGCTGCTGACCGCTATGGCTCCCGGACACTCAGCCCTGGCCGAGTGGAGGTGGAGAGGATATTTGGATGCGAACGCAGGTGA
- the NOL12 gene encoding nucleolar protein 12 isoform X1 produces the protein MGRKKNKKGPGGREGRLVVTFDEERRREYLTGFHKRKVERRKAALEEIKRKLKEEQRKMKEERHQEYLKMLSEREEALEEADELEHLVTSRTESVNIDHPNHIVTVTTISDLDLSGARQLGLTSPVGKTDGSEEEKGEEVVNKPVRTMPKKSRNPFLSEKVCTQSCSPECVKGEGMISTLTAAAQFLLEGGSGGNQATHDTRACGHSALWSDCGQKVTCMLPHPRSLLWSWDGHCKRNVLSV, from the exons ATGGGCCGCAAGAAGAATAAGAAGGGTCCGGGGGGACGCGAGGGGCGGCTGGTGGTGACTTTCGACGAGGAGCGGCGAAG GGAGTACCTGACCGGCTTCCATAAGCGGAAGGTAGAGCGGAGGAAGGCGGCGCTGGAGGAGATCAAACGGAAActgaaggaagagcagaggaaaatgaaagaggag CGGCACCAGGAGTACCTGAAGATGCTGAGCGAGAGGGAGGAGGCGCTCG AGGAGGCTGATGAACTGGAGCACTTGGTGACATCGCGGACAGAGTCTGTGAACATCGACCACCCAAACCACATTGTAACAGTGACCACCATCAGCGACCTGGACCTCTCGGGGGCACGCCAGCTGGGACTGACCAGCCCCGTG ggaaaaactGATGGatctgaagaagagaaggggGAAGAGGTGGTGAACAAGCCTGTGAGAACAATGCCCAAGAAGTCCAGAAACCCCTTCCTGTCTGAAAA ggtgtgcacacagagctgttctCCAGAGTGTGTTAAGGGGGAGGGTATGATCTCaacactgacagcagcagcacaattTCTGCTAGAGGGAGGCTCTGGAGGGAACCAGGCCACACACGACACACGTGCCTGTG GACACAGTGCCTTGTGGAGTGACTGTGGACAGAAGGTGACCTGTATGCTTCCTCACCCGAGGAGtttgctctggagctgggatggcCACTGTAAAAGAAATGTACTATCTGTTTGA
- the LOC128788532 gene encoding uncharacterized protein LOC128788532 yields the protein MSGSVDDVPCMNFEANIFAKSLCQHCFRAAGAHQHAVQDHATEVTGHNACSDTAPGEPWDSLHILAPQCEVYVCVGPAEGTERWHESRRYPPLSPGAEGEHRETGTDPSACAEANSTLAREGEMTRLWDNTLGSGKRDMMSYLGHKEEMRSRVPQADRPRWAQPVSSGSWVRTEAQGFRKEICPLKAGTLGLLLCEILVLVCFPPRGL from the exons ATGTCTGGTTCAGTGGATGACGTGCCTTGCATGAACTTTGAAGCCAACATATTTGCAAAGAGCCTGTGCCAGCACTGTTTCCGAGCTGCAGGGGCTCACCAGCATGCTGTCCAG GATCATGCCACGGAGGTCACAGGGCACAATGCCTGCAGCGACACAGCCCCAGGAGAGCCCTGGGACTCCCTCCATATTTTAGCCCCACAGTGCGAGGTATACGTGTGTGTGGGCCCGGCGGAGGGCACAGAGCG ctggCACGAGAGCAGGCGATATCCCCCACTCAGCCCCGGAGCTGAGGGTGAGCACAGAGAAACTGGCACCGACCCCAGCGCCTGTGCTGAAGCCAACTCCACGCTTGCCAGG GAAGGGGAAATGACCCGGTTGTGGGACAACACTTTGGGATCGGGCAAACGGGACATGATGAGCTACTTGGGCCATAAGGAGGAGATGCGGTCACGAGTCCCACAGGCAGACAGACCCAGGTGGGCTCAGCCTGTTTCCTCTGGATCCTGGGTGAGAACTGAAGCCCAGGGCTTTAGGAAAGAAATCTGTCCACTGAAAGCAGGTACTCTTGGTTTGCTCCTGTGTGAGATCCTGGTTCTGGTGTGCTTTCCACCCAGGGGTCTCTGA